A stretch of the Halorussus salinus genome encodes the following:
- the glnA2 gene encoding gamma-glutamylputrescine synthetase, translated as MSGHSSVAESCRDANVDLVRLLFVTQSGAVRAHSVDSSKVESAVEDGVTLSQLVQSYNALGLRDKDGRFDAAGEVRLVPDPETFRPLPYAERAGAMLCNVETLDGDPWSVDPRSSLRALCESFRSDGLAPEVAFESEFHLFAEDEAGDPIRVDERGAYATGSTRETHETMLAMVDALKAQDVGVEKYYPEYAAGKHELVTGHEPGVRAADHHVLLRETVESVARDHDYRATFLPKPFDHSTNGCHVHLSLWDAAAADDESDENAFYDPDRDGLSDTGRHFVAGILDHAPALVALAAPTVNSYARLRPQIGAAAFVCWGRGNREALVRIPAPKPDDGGASTRLEFRAADNTANPYLALLGLLAAGRDGIERDLEPPEPVSADPGNLRSSERAERGIERLPRTLGQALDALEADSVLGAALGADLLETYLEVKRSHWEAFTDSAVSWERDRLRTVY; from the coding sequence ATGTCAGGACACTCGTCGGTCGCCGAGTCGTGCCGCGACGCGAACGTAGACCTCGTGCGACTACTGTTCGTCACCCAGAGCGGGGCGGTCCGCGCTCACTCGGTCGACTCCTCGAAAGTCGAATCCGCCGTCGAAGACGGCGTGACGCTCTCGCAACTCGTCCAGTCGTACAACGCGCTCGGACTCAGGGACAAGGACGGCCGCTTCGACGCCGCCGGAGAAGTCCGACTCGTCCCCGACCCCGAGACGTTCCGCCCGCTCCCCTACGCCGAGCGCGCTGGCGCGATGCTCTGCAACGTCGAGACCCTCGACGGCGACCCGTGGTCGGTGGACCCGCGGTCGTCGCTTCGCGCGCTCTGTGAGTCGTTCCGGAGCGACGGACTCGCCCCGGAGGTCGCCTTCGAGAGCGAGTTTCACCTGTTCGCCGAGGACGAGGCGGGCGACCCCATCAGGGTGGACGAGCGCGGCGCGTACGCCACCGGCAGCACGCGCGAGACCCACGAGACGATGCTCGCGATGGTGGACGCACTGAAAGCCCAAGACGTTGGGGTCGAGAAGTACTACCCCGAGTACGCCGCCGGGAAACACGAACTCGTCACCGGCCACGAACCCGGCGTCCGGGCGGCCGACCACCACGTCCTCCTGCGCGAGACCGTCGAGAGCGTCGCGCGCGACCACGACTACCGCGCGACGTTCCTCCCCAAGCCCTTCGACCACTCGACCAACGGTTGTCACGTCCACCTCTCGCTGTGGGACGCCGCCGCGGCAGACGACGAATCGGACGAAAACGCCTTCTACGACCCGGACCGCGACGGACTGAGCGACACCGGCCGCCACTTCGTCGCAGGCATCCTCGACCACGCGCCCGCGCTGGTCGCGCTCGCGGCCCCGACGGTCAACTCCTACGCCCGCCTGCGACCCCAAATCGGGGCCGCCGCGTTCGTCTGCTGGGGCCGGGGCAACCGCGAGGCGCTGGTCCGGATTCCCGCGCCGAAACCCGACGACGGCGGCGCTTCGACCCGGTTGGAGTTCCGGGCGGCCGACAACACCGCCAACCCCTATCTGGCGTTGCTCGGTCTCCTCGCGGCCGGGAGGGACGGCATCGAGCGCGACCTCGAACCGCCCGAACCCGTATCGGCCGACCCCGGAAACCTCCGGTCGAGCGAGCGCGCCGAGCGAGGCATCGAGCGACTCCCCCGGACGCTCGGGCAGGCGCTCGACGCGCTCGAAGCCGACTCGGTCCTCGGGGCGGCGCTGGGGGCCGACCTCCTCGAAACGTACCTCGAAGTCAAGCGAAGCCACTGGGAGGCGTTCACCGACAGCGCGGTCTCGTGGGAGCGCGACCGACTCCGAACCGTGTACTGA
- a CDS encoding PQQ-binding-like beta-propeller repeat protein: MTPSRRRFLELSGLALAGVGGSPVAGGRKDSGRKESGRESAFDWPMARYDPAGTGHNPDASGPKTDVELAWSHGATDWFLGTSSPIRRGETVYAAGNGLVALDAETGARQFGHPGPYQSSPARVRSSVYTTDTLAVTAPSGVFGLNADGGVEVPVLNLSLGVERWEGPRSPGGGFFGANDSVTPVAADGSIYTAIPGTNAIAALDPNTGGVRWRRTHHEDDAVGVDFNRPAVKDGLVFLTNWPRQATAYRTDTGARRWQRELSEQLLLPPVATEEGVVVPSRNTVWLLDADDGTTLWKHDHEGNATDGAPAVADGTVFFSDEQESLYALDLATGETVWTTPFDGPASPVVADDTVYAVRSGFALLALDAASGEQRFEYRPSQVPLSTPVVGDGVLYATNRRRVIALAAAA; encoded by the coding sequence ATGACGCCCTCCAGACGCCGATTTCTCGAACTGTCCGGACTCGCGCTCGCGGGAGTGGGCGGGAGTCCGGTCGCTGGCGGTCGAAAGGACTCCGGTCGCAAGGAGTCCGGTCGCGAGTCCGCGTTCGACTGGCCGATGGCACGGTACGACCCCGCCGGAACCGGTCACAACCCCGACGCGTCGGGACCGAAAACCGATGTCGAACTCGCGTGGAGCCACGGCGCGACGGACTGGTTTCTCGGAACCTCCTCGCCGATTCGTCGCGGAGAGACCGTCTATGCGGCGGGAAACGGACTCGTCGCGCTCGACGCTGAGACCGGAGCGCGGCAGTTCGGCCATCCCGGCCCGTACCAGTCGAGTCCGGCGCGCGTTCGCTCGTCGGTCTACACCACCGACACGCTCGCGGTGACCGCACCGTCCGGCGTCTTCGGACTGAACGCGGACGGCGGAGTCGAGGTTCCGGTACTGAATCTGTCCCTCGGCGTCGAGCGATGGGAAGGACCGCGGTCTCCCGGCGGCGGTTTCTTCGGAGCGAACGATTCGGTAACGCCCGTCGCGGCCGACGGCAGTATCTACACCGCGATTCCGGGGACGAACGCCATCGCGGCACTCGACCCCAACACCGGAGGAGTCCGTTGGCGCAGGACTCACCACGAAGACGACGCGGTGGGCGTCGATTTCAACAGACCGGCCGTGAAAGACGGCCTCGTCTTCCTCACGAACTGGCCGCGACAGGCGACAGCCTACCGGACCGACACCGGAGCGCGACGGTGGCAACGGGAACTCTCCGAGCAACTCCTCCTCCCGCCGGTGGCGACCGAGGAGGGCGTCGTCGTCCCGTCACGCAACACGGTCTGGTTGCTCGACGCCGACGACGGCACGACGTTGTGGAAACACGACCACGAGGGGAACGCGACCGACGGCGCACCGGCGGTCGCCGACGGCACCGTCTTTTTCTCCGACGAACAGGAGTCGCTGTACGCCCTCGACCTCGCGACGGGCGAGACGGTGTGGACGACGCCGTTCGACGGCCCGGCGTCGCCGGTCGTCGCCGACGACACGGTGTACGCCGTCCGGTCGGGCTTCGCCCTCCTCGCACTCGACGCCGCGTCGGGCGAGCAGCGTTTCGAGTACCGGCCGTCGCAGGTCCCGCTCTCGACGCCGGTGGTCGGCGACGGCGTCCTCTACGCCACCAATCGCAGACGAGTTATCGCGCTGGCGGCGGCCGCGTGA
- a CDS encoding pyridoxal phosphate-dependent decarboxylase family protein: MTTADDLFLGTDAGNDAYRKAVSRASEAVVEAFADEATPYSGASPGSHDDRFAAVDPLPDEGQSLAETVEEVGDRVLSESVGVSDPECVAHLHCPPLVPALAAETAIAATNQSLDSWDQSPAATHVERRMVERLCELFGYGPGGDGVFTSGGTQSNFQALLLARNRFARERLGRRVKESGLPHRAKSMRLLCSDAAHFTAEQAAAHLGLGENAVVTVPTDDEYRMDPEALDATLADLRERDRDPFALVGTAGTTDFGSIDPLDALADRAEAHDCWFHVDAAYGGALALSETHRGKLAGIERADSLAVDFHKLFYQPISCGALLLGDGDDFDLIRRSAAYLNPEEADLDAPNLVSKSVQTTRRFDALKPYVTFRTLGRERLAELVESTLELADDAAALLADAPDFELLNDPTLNAVVFRYRPEGGRAGGGRGDPRSDDAERVGRLNAAIREALLRNGDAVVGRTEVDGRTCLKLTLLNPKTTVEDVAGILDAVRNRARTIEVAETALRR, from the coding sequence ATGACGACGGCCGACGACCTGTTCCTCGGCACCGACGCGGGGAACGACGCCTACCGGAAGGCGGTCTCGCGGGCCAGCGAAGCGGTCGTAGAAGCGTTCGCCGACGAGGCGACGCCCTACTCCGGGGCGTCGCCGGGGAGTCACGACGACCGCTTCGCCGCGGTGGACCCACTCCCCGACGAGGGCCAGTCGCTCGCCGAGACCGTCGAGGAGGTCGGCGACAGAGTTCTCTCGGAGTCGGTCGGCGTCTCGGACCCCGAGTGCGTCGCCCACCTCCACTGTCCGCCGTTGGTACCGGCGCTGGCGGCCGAGACCGCAATCGCCGCGACGAACCAGTCGCTCGACTCGTGGGACCAGAGTCCGGCCGCGACTCACGTCGAGCGCCGGATGGTCGAACGCCTCTGCGAGTTGTTCGGCTACGGTCCCGGCGGCGACGGCGTGTTCACCAGCGGCGGCACCCAGTCGAACTTTCAGGCGCTCCTGTTGGCCCGCAACCGGTTCGCCCGCGAACGACTCGGCCGCCGCGTGAAAGAGAGTGGCCTGCCCCACCGCGCGAAGTCGATGCGACTCCTCTGCTCGGACGCGGCCCACTTCACCGCCGAGCAGGCCGCCGCCCACCTCGGACTGGGCGAGAACGCGGTCGTGACCGTCCCGACCGACGACGAGTACCGGATGGACCCCGAGGCGCTGGACGCGACGCTCGCGGACCTCCGGGAGCGCGACCGGGACCCCTTCGCGCTGGTCGGGACCGCGGGCACGACCGACTTCGGGAGCATCGACCCGCTCGACGCGCTCGCGGACCGCGCCGAGGCCCACGACTGCTGGTTCCACGTGGACGCGGCCTACGGCGGGGCGCTCGCGCTCTCCGAGACCCATCGCGGGAAACTGGCCGGAATCGAGCGCGCCGACTCGCTGGCGGTCGATTTCCACAAGCTGTTCTACCAGCCCATCAGTTGCGGGGCGCTCCTGCTCGGCGACGGCGACGACTTCGACCTGATTCGGCGGTCGGCGGCGTACCTCAACCCCGAGGAGGCCGACCTCGACGCGCCGAATCTGGTCTCGAAGTCGGTCCAGACGACCCGGCGCTTCGACGCGCTGAAACCCTACGTCACGTTCCGGACGCTCGGCCGGGAGCGACTCGCCGAACTGGTCGAATCGACGCTCGAACTCGCCGACGACGCGGCCGCCCTGCTGGCGGACGCGCCCGACTTCGAGTTGCTGAACGACCCGACGCTCAACGCGGTCGTCTTCCGGTACCGGCCGGAGGGCGGCCGCGCCGGAGGCGGTCGCGGAGACCCCCGCTCGGACGACGCCGAACGCGTCGGCCGACTCAACGCCGCGATTCGGGAGGCCCTGCTCCGGAACGGCGACGCCGTAGTCGGCCGGACCGAGGTCGATGGCCGGACCTGCCTCAAACTCACCCTGCTGAACCCGAAGACCACCGTCGAGGACGTGGCCGGGATACTCGACGCCGTGCGGAATCGCGCGCGAACCATCGAAGTTGCGGAGACGGCACTCCGACGATGA
- a CDS encoding diaminobutyrate--2-oxoglutarate transaminase — translation MSDAAPSNDRLLGKQADRESNARSYPRYLPMAIREAQGVEVTDADGNTYYDCLGGAGTLHLGHNHPVVVEAIEEAMAADRPMHTLDITTPVKEAFVDTLFDSLPDEFADTAKIQFCSPAGTDAIEAALKLTKTATGNRSVLSFRGGYHGMTHGSLGLMGDTDAKEEVPGTMGNVHHLPYPYPYRCPFGVGDEGHEVGSEYVERLLDDPERGFTDPAAMVLEPVQGEGGSIAPPADWLREMRRITREHDVPLVVDEIQSGLGRTGDLYDFERADITPDVVTLSKAVGGGLPLAVMLYDEEYDDWESGAHTGTFRGNQLAMAAGRATIEYIVEEDLPSHAEAMGARLRDHLDAAADRFDSVGDVRGRGLMLGAEMVDADANPDDLGAYPPDADLAEAIQSECFDRGLIVERGGREGATVRFLPPLIISKEQVEEVGRIFRESVEAAVAEATAPSP, via the coding sequence ATGAGCGACGCCGCGCCCTCGAACGACCGACTCCTCGGCAAGCAGGCCGACCGGGAGTCGAACGCGCGGAGCTACCCCCGCTACCTCCCGATGGCGATTCGGGAGGCCCAAGGCGTCGAAGTGACCGACGCCGACGGGAACACCTACTACGACTGTCTCGGCGGGGCCGGAACGCTCCACCTCGGGCACAACCACCCCGTCGTGGTCGAGGCCATCGAGGAGGCCATGGCGGCCGACCGGCCGATGCACACCCTCGACATCACGACGCCGGTCAAGGAGGCGTTCGTGGACACGCTGTTCGACAGCCTGCCCGACGAGTTCGCCGACACCGCCAAGATTCAGTTCTGTAGCCCGGCGGGCACCGACGCGATAGAGGCCGCGCTCAAACTCACCAAGACCGCCACGGGCAACCGCTCGGTCCTCTCGTTCCGCGGGGGCTACCACGGGATGACCCACGGCTCGCTCGGGCTGATGGGCGACACCGACGCCAAGGAGGAGGTCCCCGGTACGATGGGGAACGTCCACCACCTGCCCTATCCCTACCCCTACCGCTGTCCCTTCGGCGTCGGCGACGAGGGCCACGAGGTCGGAAGCGAGTACGTCGAGCGACTGCTGGATGACCCCGAGCGCGGCTTCACCGACCCGGCCGCGATGGTCCTCGAACCCGTGCAGGGCGAGGGCGGCTCCATCGCGCCGCCCGCCGACTGGCTCCGGGAGATGCGCCGCATCACGCGCGAACACGACGTGCCGCTCGTCGTGGACGAGATTCAGTCCGGACTCGGCCGGACCGGCGACCTCTACGACTTCGAGCGCGCCGACATCACTCCCGACGTGGTGACGCTCTCGAAGGCGGTCGGCGGCGGACTCCCGCTGGCCGTGATGCTCTACGACGAGGAGTACGACGACTGGGAGTCGGGCGCGCACACCGGCACCTTCCGGGGCAACCAGTTGGCGATGGCCGCCGGGCGAGCCACCATCGAGTACATCGTCGAGGAGGACCTGCCGAGTCACGCCGAGGCGATGGGCGCGCGACTGCGCGACCACCTCGACGCCGCGGCCGACCGGTTCGATTCGGTCGGCGACGTTCGCGGCCGGGGCCTGATGCTCGGAGCCGAGATGGTCGATGCCGACGCCAACCCCGACGACCTCGGCGCGTACCCGCCCGACGCCGACCTCGCGGAGGCGATTCAGTCCGAGTGTTTCGACCGCGGCCTGATAGTCGAACGCGGCGGTCGAGAGGGCGCGACGGTCCGGTTCCTCCCGCCGCTGATTATCTCGAAAGAGCAAGTCGAGGAGGTCGGCCGCATCTTCCGCGAGTCGGTCGAGGCCGCCGTCGCCGAAGCGACCGCTCCATCGCCATGA
- a CDS encoding IucA/IucC family protein: protein MNATEIAESATLHSFLNCYLRETGDYEVVAAEEVPVPANGRERVVRAPLPEQATTLYVPLRYRSPTDRHLFDLPGYYRHGEGGRADGRGDRTLELDYLTLASLATKELALSRDDTGNRDELLLRVLKSCKNVARFVDARRDDEDQLYGFDTTFREAEQSLVFGHLLHPTPKSRQGIAPHESPTYAPELEGSFSLHYFRADPELVWEDAALDATAALDVAADSASEWVKAALREDPAVGESFVRQHVESDDVLIPVHPWQADYLLEQDGVREQLGDGLESLGRVGREFHPTTSVRTLYAPDAPFMVKASLNVAITNSERTNKRPELDRGVAIAELLDTQLGDDLRERFPDFDVVRDPASLTLDVGEGADGESESGFEVVLRENVFRGADAENAGPVVALCQDRIEGDGSRLGTVVETIAEREGRSTEEVSREWFRRYLEISLRPILWLYLERGLGVEAHQQNGVLALDEGYPDRFYYRDNQGYYFPESKYDELDDLLPGVGERADTICPDAVADERIRYYVVLNNVFGVVNVFGTAGLVDERDLLAILREELERCREFDRDSSSLLDGLLEDETLPCKANLLTRFHDMDELVGSLENQSVYADVDNPIVTAVEAAGESDADTADETDAEGEPEVPPR, encoded by the coding sequence ATGAACGCCACAGAAATCGCAGAATCGGCGACGTTGCACAGCTTCCTGAACTGCTACCTCCGCGAGACCGGCGACTACGAAGTCGTAGCCGCCGAGGAGGTCCCCGTCCCGGCGAACGGCCGCGAGCGGGTCGTCCGCGCGCCCCTGCCCGAGCAGGCGACGACGCTGTACGTCCCGCTCCGGTACCGGTCGCCCACGGACCGCCACCTGTTCGACCTACCGGGCTACTACCGGCACGGCGAAGGCGGACGAGCGGACGGGCGAGGAGACCGGACGCTCGAACTCGACTACCTGACGCTGGCGTCGCTCGCGACGAAGGAACTCGCGCTCTCGCGGGACGACACCGGGAACCGCGACGAACTCCTCCTGCGGGTCCTCAAGAGTTGCAAGAACGTCGCCCGGTTCGTAGACGCGCGACGGGACGACGAAGACCAACTCTACGGCTTCGACACGACGTTCCGGGAGGCCGAGCAGTCGCTCGTGTTCGGCCACCTCCTCCATCCGACGCCCAAGAGTCGCCAAGGCATCGCGCCCCACGAGTCGCCGACCTACGCCCCGGAGTTGGAGGGGTCCTTTTCGCTCCACTACTTCCGGGCCGACCCCGAGTTGGTCTGGGAGGACGCGGCGCTCGACGCGACCGCCGCGCTCGATGTGGCGGCCGACTCGGCGAGCGAGTGGGTGAAGGCGGCGCTCCGGGAGGACCCCGCGGTGGGTGAGTCGTTCGTCCGGCAACACGTCGAGAGCGACGACGTGCTGATTCCGGTCCACCCGTGGCAGGCCGACTACCTCCTCGAACAGGACGGCGTGCGCGAGCAGTTGGGCGACGGCCTCGAATCGCTCGGGCGGGTCGGCCGGGAGTTCCACCCGACGACCTCGGTCCGGACGCTGTACGCCCCCGACGCGCCGTTCATGGTCAAGGCGTCGCTCAACGTCGCAATCACCAACTCCGAGCGCACCAACAAGCGCCCGGAACTCGACCGAGGAGTCGCCATCGCAGAACTGCTGGACACGCAACTGGGCGACGACCTCCGCGAGCGGTTCCCCGACTTCGACGTGGTGCGAGACCCCGCCTCGCTGACGCTCGACGTGGGCGAGGGGGCCGACGGCGAGTCCGAATCGGGCTTCGAGGTCGTCCTGCGCGAGAACGTCTTCCGGGGCGCGGACGCCGAGAACGCGGGGCCAGTGGTCGCGCTCTGTCAGGACCGAATCGAGGGCGACGGCTCGCGGCTCGGTACCGTGGTCGAGACCATCGCCGAGCGCGAGGGTCGTTCGACCGAGGAGGTCAGCCGCGAGTGGTTCCGCCGGTACCTCGAAATCTCGCTCCGGCCGATTCTGTGGCTCTACCTCGAACGCGGACTGGGCGTCGAGGCCCACCAGCAGAACGGCGTCCTCGCGCTGGACGAGGGGTACCCCGACCGGTTCTACTACCGGGACAATCAGGGCTACTACTTCCCCGAATCGAAGTACGACGAGTTGGACGACCTCCTGCCGGGCGTCGGCGAGCGCGCGGACACCATCTGTCCGGACGCGGTGGCCGACGAGCGCATCCGGTACTACGTCGTGCTGAACAACGTCTTCGGCGTCGTCAACGTCTTCGGGACCGCGGGACTGGTGGACGAGCGCGACCTCCTCGCTATTCTGCGCGAGGAGCTAGAACGCTGTCGGGAGTTCGACCGCGACTCGTCGTCGCTGTTAGACGGCTTGCTGGAAGACGAGACCCTGCCGTGCAAGGCGAACCTCCTCACGCGGTTCCACGACATGGACGAACTGGTCGGGTCGCTGGAGAACCAGTCGGTGTACGCCGACGTGGACAACCCCATCGTGACCGCGGTCGAAGCGGCGGGCGAGAGCGACGCGGACACCGCCGACGAGACCGACGCCGAGGGCGAACCGGAGGTGCCCCCGCGATGA
- a CDS encoding GNAT family N-acetyltransferase — MTGPGGVVAAPYDFQTYDDDIEKTVSFRRAEMDDLGMLHAWLNEDHVLPYWQLDDPLPEFRETLAEKLADDHMTPYVGLLDHVPTSYWECYWAADDPIAQYYDADPADQGVHLLIGPPEYVGEGYAEPLLRAATRMQFRHGETDRIVTEPDVRNEIVHHVFEQCGFEARREIEMNEKTALLMVCERERFEREVVA; from the coding sequence ATGACCGGTCCCGGCGGCGTCGTCGCCGCGCCCTACGATTTCCAGACGTACGACGACGACATCGAGAAGACCGTCTCGTTCCGGCGGGCCGAGATGGACGACTTGGGGATGCTCCACGCGTGGCTCAACGAGGACCACGTCCTACCCTACTGGCAGTTGGACGACCCCCTGCCCGAGTTCCGGGAGACGCTGGCCGAGAAGTTGGCCGACGACCACATGACGCCGTACGTGGGGCTCCTCGACCACGTGCCGACGAGCTACTGGGAGTGCTACTGGGCGGCCGACGATCCCATCGCCCAATACTACGACGCCGACCCCGCCGACCAAGGCGTCCACCTGCTCATCGGGCCGCCGGAGTACGTCGGGGAGGGCTACGCCGAACCGCTCCTGCGGGCCGCGACCCGGATGCAGTTCCGCCACGGCGAGACCGACCGCATCGTCACCGAACCCGACGTTCGCAACGAAATCGTCCACCACGTCTTCGAACAGTGCGGCTTCGAGGCCCGCCGCGAGATAGAGATGAACGAGAAGACCGCCCTGCTGATGGTCTGCGAGCGCGAGCGGTTCGAGCGGGAGGTGGTGGCGTGA